acgccactcccccttttttacagaacgcaataaatccatttctgatattacagcccaccagtcacgcaatgtaaacaaacaatggcggacgcgctgagtacatggagtcctagttttcctcatctactttgtactttgtgatcaacaaacaaaacaaaataatactttaattgcatcgctaaacctgtgatggttttctgtgatgggaaagaaacgtaagtcatcagcatctaatattttccctgagaggcactcgggagacgggtgcttgttctcccgacagcaagcttctcatgctaacacattgaccccagaggatcttatgaaaaactttacataattttactcaaagtcaacgaaaatcgagcaggaccaaaaacattttacagctgatctctgtgaaagacgttaagcgaggacgtcaagtaaccgcaatgacagtgatcttaatatgacaaagtaagtgttttgattaataacattaatgtttatatttttaattagtgtgtacaactagtcaactaaatgaatataacatggcaaagatgaatgcacatttatataggctattgattcaatagatttatagcattttgaataaaaacttgtcatggatttattgcattttgtggaaaaaattatccgtttttataataaatctttgaaaatcaacttatggatttgaattttttatgtttttataacctaaagatgctatgtgaaagtttgtaacagaaaatagttgttttcatcttgtcactttcttggtatagaaaacacgtttttaccaaaatttgtcaaaatggatttattgcgttttggaaccaaactcttcatatatatataatataacactTATGGAGCAACATTGACTTCCATGTTATTTTGTGCCACAAAactgcttgattacaaacattcctcaaaatgttTTCCTTTATGTTTAGGAGAAGATGTATACatgtttggaacaacttgaggaacagaatttacatttttgcgtGATCTGTCCGTTTAGCGTTATGCTAAAATACATATTGTATTCATGCAGTATTTTATGAATAGttctattatattatatattatattatagatTGTTCGCATTATACCCCCTTAAACTAACAGAAATTTAATAACAGATGAAAAGAAAACATGATTTAGgcacataaatattttacaaaattgCAATAGCAAATGTTACTTGCCATACACAtctacatatgaagagttttgttgcaaaacgagataaatccattttttttacatttttgtcaaaacatgtttattattacgttattattttgttttatggtgctacttagctatattttttaagttatgaaggtttaaatcaaaacaaaccaactgcagttgcattaaaattaattggaatgcacaaccataaaacgagatttctgaacaattaaaaaaacggtggttatctcgttttgcaacgaaactcttcatatattggaTGTATATGGTTTATATATGGGATGTACTGAAGCGTGAAACATCATGACTGTGACACATGCATGAATGTGTGCTTCTACAGTAGTTTTTTTCTATATGGCTCCCTCAGGGTGTCTGACATTTGTTCATACTGACCTATTTAACTCAACACAAATTACAGCATTGCAAGTGGCACTTTAAAGCAACTATATTCagtacatgcacacaaacaaacacacacagattagTGCAAGCAGATTTAAACTAATCCCAGGTGACATTGACCTGACATCTATCTTCTCCTCGTATGGTTTATAACTCCCCCTTGAGTTTGAAATGAAAATAGCATTTTTACTAGTATGCAGTGTTGCCACTTCACACAAATTTCACACAAATTTTTTATTTCTAGTGTTAATATTGAGGACTGACCAGACCTGACTTTGAAACCTTTATTAATGCAGTCTTAgttcaaaaacaccaaagcctggtttcacagacttAGCTAAAACCAAGACTagattaagatgtttaagcatctataataaacatgccttagccTTTGTAAAAGAAGTTACTGATGTGTTTATCttaagacaaatcaatggcactggcatattttcaagatttattttcagttgaggCTGCGCAAACATGTgtcttagtctaggactaagcttaagccttgtctgtgaaaccagggtTAAAACTccttttaaagatttaaaatacACTTCATGGTTCCTATCTGATAATGGGGTATACTTGTACGTCATTGTTTGTGGGAACGCCATTGTATAAATGCACCATGAACAGCTTGCTGGTTTATCTTGGCAGTATGCTTCAGTATCCTTAGGCTGATCAATGATGCAGGCCAAACGTCAGAGAAACACAGTTTAACACTTACACTCTTAGATCTGCAGGTGAGACAGGCTGGATTACTAGAGATTAAGATAATCTTACCCATCAGGTCTATCACTAAGAAAATAGGTCATCAGAAGGATTCTTTGGGTAACAGGGCCAGACTGTTAAAGGgctagttcacccaaaaattcatCAGTTACtcgctctcatgttgttacaaacctgtatagatgtctttgttctgataaacacgaaggaagatattttgagaaagtTTGTAATCAAagcattcatgagccccattcacttccatagtattaatTTGTCCTACTATAGAAGTTAATGGGGCTCGTGATTGGTTTCattacaaacattacaaacagAAGTCATTCAACTCACTTGACTTTGTTTATATGTATGCATTTTGGCAGACACGTTAACCAAAGCTACTTAGTGTATTACAACCTGTAGGGCTATCACAATGGTTAAATAATCGTCTTATtgtgattgtttgacctcatcacgatgatttcagatcaccacaatgattgcacatctttctaaaaaacacaagagggAGCtgtagcgcctgtataaacgagacaatATCAAATGGTGTTCCTTAACTAACAGTGtaatgcgatacattgcaaagccatttaatacagtggaaaaaacagaatttaaagaaatgctgcaaaactttgataagcagtatgaactatTATCATaatcattatatattttttcttatataGAAACCAGCCCTTGTGATTAACAGAAAAGTTAATTTCTTTCCTAAGAACTGCGGTATTTTGAAAGTGTATGAAATGAAcgtgtttgtgtctgtgtgtgcttgtgtttgATATCCTGTTTGATATCCTGTATCCTTTTTGGTTTACATAATCCTACAGAAATGTCAACTGAGGTTGTAGTTTTGCATATGCCTTACTGCATGCTTTGCACactataaatattaaattacaagATTATGGAAATCTTGTTGAATATtttacaaatgaacatttatcTTAAGTATCCCATTTTCATTTCcagtctgtaaaatccagctaaagttagattttttttgtgactTACATAAAATCCTCCTACATGAAGCAAATAACGTTATGTGCAAATATAACCTAAATATGTTTAATACTGGCTGGCTAAGTtcatgtcaaagatttaaatccataaatgaaatcaaactttaaagcttatcatctcattattagattattaGCCATTATagacttcagcctggatttcacacacatgctcacatatattttaataagtaATAAGGGCATATTATTAAATGCATGACACAATAAGCGACACAATGTATGATGGTCTTGGTTTTCCTCATTTTCATCTTTTTTCTCACACAGGAACAAGGACTCTTTTCTTCCATTAACTCGCAGGCTTTCAGGAGACAGTGACTCCTCTACAGCCTCCTCCAAAGGTGGAGGAGGAAGCACGGGAGGAGGTCGCTTTTCTCTGGGTGCACGGCAGGGTCATAAAGAGGATGTGGTGCTGCTGGTGAACCGTAAGGAAGGGAAGCATGTTATTGAGCGTCCTGCAGCCGGGACACAGATTGCGGCTGTGAGAAATGCTCACGCTCGTACCCGTAGCGCTTCCAGAGAACGCTCTGCAGCTCAGTCCACCTCTTTACTAAAACCAAGTCCACCCCAGGCCCTAGCAGAGGTACATCGTACACCCCGCACCGAAAGGGGTAGATCCCTGGGACCTGAAGGTCCACGGAGGCTCCAGGCTCCACGCTCCCTCAGCCAGGGCAAGACACCTAGAGGACGACTGAGTGAGCCCAGTCCTGGATCGTCACCTCGTCACTCATCGACCATGGATCGGAGAGAGGCACAGAGTCCCAAGCACGCACCCCCAACATCTTTAAGAATGAGTGGAAGTTTGCCCAGAAGACAGGCATCGGCCTCTGCTTCTAACTCACCTGTGAAAGGCAGCATAAGCGATAGTCCTGGAAAGAAGGTAATGCCAAAACCCCCTGCTCCTCGGTCACCTCCCTCTGGAAGTCGCAAAACGCTTCCTCCAGTGTCGCAGGCAGGGTGCCGCTCTCCACATTCTTCTCCACGATCAAATCATCACCATTCACCGCGTTCCTCTCGAGTCACGCACAATCCACGATCCAGAGAACAAAAAGGGTGGGTAAATCCCCATCACCAACAGCAGGATAGCCAGGGGGACAAGAGTATTTTTAGTTTACACCTTCTGCCAAGTCTGGACCCTCAACGGGAGCAAGACCTGTATCGCAGCTTTGAAGCCGAGTTTCTGGCTAACACGCAACAATCCAAGGCTGGGCCAAGCAAATCGTCCAGCACTGGAAGGGATATTGGGTCTGTTCAGCTTCCTGTTGCCCAACAGGGTTTAGGGTCGCTTCCAATATCTACAGGCGATGCGAATGTCACGGACTCAGCCTATTCTTCCTCTAACTCTTCAACTTCTTCTCTTAATGTTGGAGGAAAAGTAGGAGTTCTCCCTGATTTACGTGAATCGAAACGGACTAACCCTCGTGCCTGTGCGCTCGAGGACCCTCCCACCCTTCTCCATAGCCAGATTCGTGGTGGCTTCCCCAATGGGGGGCTGCCGGAGGGAGAGAGATGGACTGGTAGAGGCGGAGGTCTCCGTAAGCTCCCTGCCATCTCCAGCTCCACAGAGGATGGCGAACTCCCGcaggccatttctcaatctgtgTGCCTTCCTATAGATCTGGCAGAGGTACCGATGGACAGCCAGCAAGACCTGGTGGACTGGCCTGGTTTGGAAGGAGACGTCCCACAACCTGATCTTCATCCTGACCTACCATACGACAGCGCAGACCCAAATGCTGAGTCATTTCCCTCCCCTCCACCACCTCCAGATGACTGTTCCTACCAGGATTCCTCCAGTGAGAGCTCCTCCATGTGCTTCAGTCTAAGTGAACCTGCATCCGAGGGTTCTTGCACTTCTCCTCTACCATTGCCTAATGGAGATACCGATGGTGCAGTGGTCCTCCGGGCCAAAAGGGGTCAAACGAGGGCAGAGAAGGTGCCCTCTATCAACAAGCTCAAGCTGCGGCCAGGAATAAGACCTCGAACTGACAACAGACCCGAGAACAGCCCGTCACGCATCCCTACCCCTGTACATTACAGAAATCATTATCAGCAGTCTCCTGCCAACTCATCTCCCCTACAGACCCCACCACAATCTCCACGTTCAAACGGTCATCATCAGCCTTCACACAAAGCTCTGCATCAAGCCTTTGCAGACCTCATTCAGCCTCAGCAGCGATCTCCAGCTATGGGCTCTAGAGAGCGTGCTTATTCTTCAGAGTCCAGCCTGGACACAGAGGCCTGGATGTAATAAAGCATGGAGATGTACTTCTCCTCAATATTTACAGCTTTAAAGAGTGTTTGAAAAAAGCACATTCATAATGACTAGAACACACATCTAATTGTGGTTAACATGTAGCAGGATGCTGGAATCTTAACAGTCATTTCACTGGAGTTTGTCCATAAAGTGGTTATGAATATTACTAACACCAATTTTGACCacaatatagcctactgtcaATCACAGAGCAACAAACATCACCTGAGATGCGTTTCATTGATCAAGttatcatttttaatttttaagaaaGCGAATCTATCGACAACATTTCCTATCGATTGGGGGTTTTAGCTTATAGGTTTTATTCAAGGCAGTGTTATACTGCGGTTCTGGGCTGTGAGGTCACAAGTTCCCTGATTTCCTAAACAGGAAATGGTTTAAGATGGATACAAAGTGTACAAATCAAAGTGTTTTTATTCAGGGAGTTTATAatttacagattattttatataattggtgttttaagttgaaaataagaaatgtaaaatcactACAGTAAACAAGATGGAGTGTTAGAAATTTGTtgaaggattagtccattttcttaaaaaaaatccagataatttactcaccaccatgtcatccaacatgttgatgtctttctttgttcggtcgagaagaaattgtgttttttggggaaaacattccaggatttttctcattttgatggactttggtggaccccaatacttaacagttttggtgccgtttaaaattgcagtttcaaaggaccctGAACGATCCCGGACGAGGCATGGGGGTCTTGACTGGCGaaacggttgtcatttttggcaggaaaaataaaaaaaatgcacttttgggCCACAACTTCTCAGCTTCCtttggtcctgtgacgcgccagcgcgacctcacgtaatatgtcatcacgtcaagaggtcacggatgatgtatcgaaactacgccccagaaagaggactgttccaacgtcgttgtatgtcgaatgatactaattaatgtctttgtgtcagtttattgtttaaaatgatccgcaaatttgcgtttcaTATGtgcaacacgtgacctttcgatgtcattacgcaattgcgtgaggtcgcgctggctcgtcgcACAGCCGGAGGAGGAGgagaggttgtggtttaaaggtgcaaattttttgtttttcttgccaaaaatgacagtcgtttcacccttgtgcctcgtttgggatcgtttggagtcctttgggGCTGCAGTTTTGAACTGCATTGGAGCTGTTGCGTGTTGGGGTCcgttgaagtccattaaaatgggaaaaatcctgaaatgttttcctcaaaaaaacatggtttcttctcgactgaacagagagagacatcgacattttggatgacatggtggtgagtaaattatctggatttttttaaagaaaattgactaatcctttaatacacTTTTATGTACATCTGCTAGCAACATGGAGCATCTAACTGACGTTTGACCTGGCCTCCATGAGGGATCTAAATTGCAAGACACTTAACTGCTTTTTATTTAGCCAATGCTAAATAAGACATCATTTCAACACCTCGTTGCTCTgttgtttcttttgttttagGAAAAAATCGTATGAAAGGACATAAGATTCCCGATTTAGACACGTGTTAAATTTTGTGTATGAACTGTACAAACTTAAATGGTCATGTATAGGTTTATATGTAATATAAGATTGATTTGATATGTTTgcattaaatatgtgttatgtacatataataataattcctTGAATTTAAGGTACATGTATAaatttatgttgtttatttcattGTGATAATTTTGCCTTAGCTATGCAATGTTGCTATTAAATGTTGCCTTGACAAATCTTCTTTCGCCTTAAAGAAAGGATGAGAAGTTGTGTTTGAGATGGAGGGATCATGTGTGTATGTAGGTATGTTGCTGTGTGTATGCGTCTGGGTGAGATGTTGATGTTGGACCCTCTGTTATAGTCCTGATAGATAGTTAAGGTAACAACAGCAACAGGATCTTTATCAGCATTTTCTGTTTTAAGAATCAAAATGTATGTGGAGGTGAAAAATGAAGGATTTCTCATTTAACGATTGCTCATATCAATAGGGCGTGGAAATCACTACAAACTGTGTATAGCGATGTAAATCATTCAGAATAAGCCTGAGTCACTTTTATTGTAAATTCCAAACCAATGACTTTCTGTTTCGTTATCTTTAGAAattcattttacttaaaatagcTCTATGGCACCACCAAGTGGTCAAAGTAATACTACACATTACTACACAGCCATAGCTGTGCATGTGCAGTTTGCATTAAGTGAGCTCAAATCAATTGTTATTTGAATGTTACGGGGGATGATTTGAGAGTACAGTATAATGTAGACTTAAGTGAGGGATTATAtgaattatttgttttaaatcctGCTAAGTTTAAAGTAATTACATTACAGCCGGTTTGGCAATgtgttaatttatataaaatgaGTTGTGAAGCGTTTTATAAAAGGatgatgtttaatgtttatgaataaatgaatgaactGTTGACTTTTGGTAAGTTCTCTTTAAAGGCTTTATACTGCTGTGTATTTATGGGTGCAAGTGTTTTATTGAAAGGTGTTCTGATGTTTGGGCGTTCGATTAATTGAAAAGGTGTTTGAGAgcagaaaaatgtttttcagtGTTTGCCTAAAGACTGCAACTATAGGATTATTACTGTTAGATTGACCATTGACACTATAAAACTGCAATACAGTGCACTGCACATGGCTTCTGCTGGCACTTTAAGACATTGTTAAGTTTCACATCGTGGAGCGTCTGCAGTCTTTCAGATTATATTAATGGATGCTGTGCCTATTTCACATTGTCTGGCAAACCCATATGTACACTACATTCAGTAATCTTTCCAGTATCTAATCATTGACCGCCATATGCGTGTACAGTTGACTCATTTTGATCATCACTTGTGTTCTCTTTGTTGTTTGGTTTCTTTTCTGTAATGACATTCATTGTGGGTTTGTAATCAAATGTAcaagttttaaaataatttattgcatgaatgcttatttttattcattcctgACATCAGACAACCAAGCATGTAGATTCACATGCTTTTTTACTGGAGCAAACATGTGATCTAGTAGATGATctactaaaatgcatgttgaaTCTATATATCAACGTGTTCTGGTTTTGGTAGATGAAAAAGCTGTTGGTTGATTTAATCTGAATGTTTATGAAaacactttcatttttactatttGCATTTTTTGGCTGCATCTTTCTATTTGTTTGATGTTGACAATGAACTGTAACATTGTGgaatttgtttttgttgaataGCAATATTGCAAGACCAACATTCCACTGTTCCCTGAAAACCAATTGCTGTTAATTTAAttcttgtaataaaaatgttttggagGAAGTGCTTTGCGCTGTGCTTGAATTGCTCTGTTTTCAGAATAGAAAAGAAAATGTGATTATAATAACCACCAATAATTTAAAGGAGGATGGGGGGAGAGAAACAGGATAGGTCTAAAAAAGAGAGCGAATAGTGACTATGTTATTGCTTAGAAGTTGTTCAGGCAATTTCTCTGATGGATTCttaattgtgttttatttaaatgtcagCTTCGTCTCAGATGTTTTTTCTAAAATTGCATAGGAGAAATAAAATAGTAATGAATGAGACAATTGTTAAAATTCAACAAAGATACAGTATGGGACTATAAAGTgaatatagatagatatacagTAATCGAGATTTAATACATTTGATATTGACTTCTAATGGCAATCGAGGCAAATCTGAGCTCACTTTGTGACATTGCTGATATCTCATCTGAAACCTCTGAGAGATTTGTGAGATGCAAGAGACTTAAAgtaaaacaccacagtttttcaatattttattatgttcttacctcaacttagacaaattaatacataactatcttttttcaatgcgtgcacttaatctttgtacaacacGTTGTgactgtgttagcatttagcctagccctattaattccttaggatccaaacagggatgaatttggaagccatcaaacacttccatgttttccctatttatatgcacaaaaaaaaacatgccgtttttttataatgtatggcggaagagcacttagtttgcagcacttgaGTGCACGCATTTAAaaaagatatgtattaatttgtttaagttgagGTGGTaacatggtaaaatattgaaaaacggtggtgttttcctttaaaggattagtcaattaaaaaaaaaaaatccagataatttactcatatcatccaaaatgttgatgtctttctttgttcagtcgagaagaattgatgttttttgagaaaaacattccaggatttttctcatttgaatggactttaatggaccccaacacttaactcaacacttaacagttttttcaacagagttttaaaggacataagggtcttatctagcgaaacgattgtcattatttagaagaaaaataaaaaatatgcacttttaaaccacaacttctcgtttatctccggtcctgtgatgcgccagcgcgacctcatgcaatacgtcatcacgtcaagaggtcatggatgacgtatcgatcgaaactacgccccagtgtttacaagt
The sequence above is drawn from the Misgurnus anguillicaudatus chromosome 22, ASM2758022v2, whole genome shotgun sequence genome and encodes:
- the gas2l1 gene encoding uncharacterized protein gas2l1, with translation MADQSNIQSAASKSIRPFKSSEEYLYAMKEDLAEWLNTLYDLDITADTFMEGLETGCALCRHANNVNRRAHEFKEKYPDAALSLRIPSKDVGFQSRNVIPGSFLARDNVSNFIAWCRQELWIKDVLMFETNDLVERCNEKNFVLCLLEVARRGAKFGMLAPMLIQLEEEIEEEIRDQENLTESLGESSPPNRTFGRKESIGEPDPELVARWQQQQKRVLLDMRNLDELVREILGQCSCPSQFPMTKVSEGKYKVGDSSALIFIRVLRTHVMVRVGGGWDTLEHYLDKHDPCRCSAFAHRYQQAKASGQGPHSKSSSAHSSRSTSPGPHWRNEGIGPYKTPDRRSLDPAPGSTAHSSPSRPGRSHHAAMPVEMDTGRPTTLQPRPPRDRSESRHFNPLRNKDSFLPLTRRLSGDSDSSTASSKGGGGSTGGGRFSLGARQGHKEDVVLLVNRKEGKHVIERPAAGTQIAAVRNAHARTRSASRERSAAQSTSLLKPSPPQALAEVHRTPRTERGRSLGPEGPRRLQAPRSLSQGKTPRGRLSEPSPGSSPRHSSTMDRREAQSPKHAPPTSLRMSGSLPRRQASASASNSPVKGSISDSPGKKVMPKPPAPRSPPSGSRKTLPPVSQAGCRSPHSSPRSNHHHSPRSSRVTHNPRSREQKGWVNPHHQQQDSQGDKSIFSLHLLPSLDPQREQDLYRSFEAEFLANTQQSKAGPSKSSSTGRDIGSVQLPVAQQGLGSLPISTGDANVTDSAYSSSNSSTSSLNVGGKVGVLPDLRESKRTNPRACALEDPPTLLHSQIRGGFPNGGLPEGERWTGRGGGLRKLPAISSSTEDGELPQAISQSVCLPIDLAEVPMDSQQDLVDWPGLEGDVPQPDLHPDLPYDSADPNAESFPSPPPPPDDCSYQDSSSESSSMCFSLSEPASEGSCTSPLPLPNGDTDGAVVLRAKRGQTRAEKVPSINKLKLRPGIRPRTDNRPENSPSRIPTPVHYRNHYQQSPANSSPLQTPPQSPRSNGHHQPSHKALHQAFADLIQPQQRSPAMGSRERAYSSESSLDTEAWM